A single region of the Blattabacterium sp. (Cryptocercus kyebangensis) genome encodes:
- a CDS encoding mechanosensitive ion channel family protein has translation MKILEIFNIQYEWIFYEFTHNFFLKKWSSIAVIIIGKIFLFTGLLITLEFIFNRIVRFIGRRIISSTHFVWDNILYENKVFDSLAHFFPLSIGFILIKPFFKNYPKIILYLEKIFDILFVLIILQSLIRVVNSIMRISTSENNHQTIAVRSFSQLLKIISVMFCVLVIISILTKNDLITVLTSLGAITAIVILVFRDTILGFVSGVQMASTKMIKVGDWIGIHKYSIEGTVIEINLTSAKIENFDKTITSVPTYDLISTAVTNFEVMRKKNIRRIKRSILFSIQSFQFCNSESLEKFQHFYLIKNYIHRKKKEIEIFNKGKNIDLNIDINGRKLTNIGIFRQYALSYLHQHPKISQSETLMVRHLNPTPYGLPVELYCFTNTSESIKYEQIQASVFDHLLTAAKEFNLKVTQVTTNLYP, from the coding sequence ATGAAAATATTAGAAATATTTAATATTCAATATGAATGGATTTTTTATGAATTTACTCACAATTTTTTTTTAAAAAAATGGAGTAGTATAGCCGTTATCATAATTGGTAAAATATTTCTATTTACTGGTTTATTAATTACTTTGGAATTTATTTTTAATAGGATAGTTCGTTTTATAGGAAGGAGAATTATAAGTTCTACTCATTTTGTTTGGGATAATATATTATATGAAAATAAAGTTTTTGATAGTTTAGCTCATTTTTTTCCATTATCAATTGGATTTATTTTAATAAAACCATTTTTTAAAAACTATCCTAAAATTATTCTATATCTAGAAAAAATATTCGATATCTTATTTGTATTGATAATTTTACAATCTTTGATTAGAGTAGTTAATTCAATTATGAGAATTTCTACTAGTGAAAATAATCATCAAACCATTGCAGTACGTTCTTTTTCACAATTATTAAAAATAATATCAGTTATGTTTTGTGTTTTGGTTATTATTTCCATTTTAACAAAAAATGATCTTATTACGGTTCTTACTAGTTTAGGGGCTATAACAGCTATTGTTATACTAGTTTTTAGGGATACAATTTTAGGATTTGTATCCGGAGTACAGATGGCTTCCACTAAAATGATCAAAGTAGGGGATTGGATAGGAATTCATAAATACAGTATAGAAGGGACTGTTATAGAAATCAATTTAACTTCTGCTAAAATAGAAAATTTTGATAAAACTATTACAAGTGTCCCTACTTATGATCTTATATCTACAGCAGTAACTAATTTTGAGGTGATGCGTAAAAAAAATATACGTAGAATAAAAAGATCTATTTTATTTAGCATACAATCATTTCAGTTTTGTAATTCAGAAAGTTTAGAAAAATTCCAACATTTTTATTTGATAAAAAATTATATTCACAGAAAAAAAAAAGAAATAGAAATTTTCAATAAAGGTAAAAATATTGATCTTAATATAGATATTAATGGAAGAAAATTAACTAATATTGGTATATTTCGTCAATATGCATTATCTTATCTACATCAACATCCTAAAATATCTCAATCGGAGACTTTGATGGTTAGACACTTAAATCCTACACCTTATGGTCTTCCTGTCGAATTATATTGTTTTACCAATACTTCTGAATCTATAAAATATGAACAAATACAAGCTAGTGTTTTTGATCATTTATTAACAGCCGCTAAAGAATTTAACTTAAAAGTAACACAAGTAACTACAAACCTTTATCCTTAA
- a CDS encoding pyridoxine 5'-phosphate synthase has product MVKLSVNLNKIATLRNARGGNIPNLLQVAIDIQKFGAKGITIHPRPDERHISYKDVYDIKSIITTELNIEGNPINKFMKLVLDILPNQVTLVPDSENVITSNSGWNTILYQDLLTEKINKLKDHGIRTSIFLDPNPKLVSSAANTGADRIELYTENFAIGYANKKWNCINPYIITAKEAMNHHLLVNAGHDLNLENISFLIEKIPNIEEVSIGHSLISDSLYMGLENTIQTYLKRIYKACKKSK; this is encoded by the coding sequence ATGGTAAAATTAAGTGTTAATTTAAATAAAATAGCAACATTAAGAAATGCAAGAGGAGGAAATATTCCAAATCTTTTACAAGTAGCGATAGATATTCAGAAATTTGGAGCAAAAGGGATTACTATTCATCCACGTCCTGATGAAAGACATATATCCTATAAGGATGTTTATGATATAAAATCTATTATTACAACTGAATTAAACATTGAAGGGAATCCTATCAATAAATTCATGAAATTAGTATTGGATATTTTGCCAAATCAAGTAACATTAGTTCCTGATTCAGAAAATGTGATAACATCAAATTCCGGATGGAATACAATTCTTTATCAGGATTTATTAACTGAAAAAATTAATAAGTTGAAAGATCATGGAATTCGTACTTCTATATTTTTGGATCCAAATCCAAAATTAGTTTCATCTGCAGCTAATACAGGTGCCGATAGAATAGAGTTATATACTGAAAATTTTGCGATAGGATACGCCAATAAAAAATGGAATTGTATTAATCCTTATATTATTACAGCGAAAGAAGCCATGAATCATCATTTATTAGTTAACGCTGGACATGATTTGAATTTAGAAAATATTTCTTTTCTAATTGAAAAAATTCCAAATATAGAAGAAGTATCTATAGGTCATTCCTTGATTAGCGATTCTCTTTACATGGGATTAGAAAATACAATTCAAACTTATTTAAAAAGAATTTATAAAGCTTGTAAAAAAAGTAAATAA
- the infB gene encoding translation initiation factor IF-2: MTDKIRLKNVLTKFNISLQRVVNFLHQKGIEIENNPNAKIEEKVYKFLVREFKPYKEIRDASEKVFLQKKIEKEKIKEELLKSKYSPKIIRAKSENLIGFKKIGKINIDTLEKKHGKKEFFTEKKKDSHKKYYNTKIGEIDKKPDSFYKSIQNKDKKPEHIDTIYQKLDGVMLTGDRIDLSQFEKKRIRQEDKTKKKRKRIKKEIFVEDIKNIPVKKKQEKERKNYLKHSSYKKIEKSKNKKHSQKSGITNDQIEKQIKETLEKLSSKGIKSKASKIRKEKRQYKKEKRILQNEIESEKQEKTLKIAEFTTVNELASMMNVNATDVIISCMSLGIMVTMNQRLDAEIITLVTDEFGYNVEFVGLDLEEAIQDDKDLEENLKPRPPIITVMGHVDHGKTSLLDHIRNTNVIAGESGGITQHIAAYSVECSNNNSITFLDTPGHEAFTAMRARGAQITDIAIIVIAGDDQVMPQTKEAISHAQAANVPMIFVFNKMDKQNAKSDKIREQLANLNFLVEEWGGKYPSQEISAKLGTGVDKLLEKVLLLAEFLDLKSNPNKPAVGTVIEASLDKGRGYITTILLQGGTLKVGDYVLAGINHGKVKNILDERGKSIHSAGPSQPITILGLNGAPTAGDKFKVFKDEKEAKQLASRREQLQREQNIRAQKHLTLDEIGRRIALGDFKELKIILKGDVDGSVEAIADSLQKLSTNTIMVNIIYKGVGQITESDVLLASASDAVIIGFNVRPNNGSKNIAKKEDIEIRTYSIIYNIINDIQEAMDGMLSPEIREKILGNAEIREIFKISKTGNIAGCMVIEGKLLRQGKVRLIREGIVIFQNGEFTSLKRFKEDVKEVSKGYECGLGIKDYHSIRNGDIVEVYEEFSTNNKKS; this comes from the coding sequence ATGACTGATAAAATCAGATTAAAAAACGTATTGACTAAATTCAATATTTCCTTACAAAGAGTTGTTAATTTTTTGCATCAAAAAGGAATTGAAATAGAAAATAATCCCAATGCAAAAATAGAAGAAAAAGTATACAAATTTCTTGTACGAGAATTTAAACCCTATAAAGAAATACGAGATGCTTCCGAAAAAGTTTTTTTGCAAAAAAAAATAGAGAAAGAGAAAATAAAAGAAGAATTACTAAAATCAAAATACTCTCCTAAAATTATTCGTGCAAAATCAGAAAATTTAATTGGTTTTAAAAAAATAGGAAAAATAAATATAGATACACTAGAAAAAAAACATGGAAAAAAAGAATTTTTTACAGAAAAAAAAAAGGATTCCCATAAAAAATATTATAATACAAAAATTGGAGAAATAGATAAGAAACCAGATTCTTTTTATAAATCCATTCAGAATAAAGATAAAAAACCTGAACATATAGATACTATCTATCAAAAATTAGATGGAGTTATGTTAACAGGAGATAGGATTGATTTATCTCAATTTGAAAAAAAAAGAATAAGACAGGAAGATAAAACTAAAAAAAAACGAAAAAGAATTAAAAAAGAAATTTTTGTCGAAGATATAAAAAATATTCCTGTAAAGAAAAAACAGGAAAAAGAAAGAAAAAATTATTTAAAACATTCTTCTTACAAAAAGATTGAAAAATCAAAAAATAAAAAACATTCACAAAAATCAGGAATTACAAACGATCAAATTGAGAAACAAATCAAAGAAACTTTAGAAAAACTTTCTTCGAAAGGGATAAAATCAAAAGCTTCAAAAATTAGAAAAGAAAAACGTCAATATAAAAAAGAAAAAAGAATTCTTCAAAATGAAATAGAAAGTGAAAAACAAGAAAAAACGCTTAAAATAGCAGAATTTACAACTGTAAATGAGTTAGCATCTATGATGAACGTAAATGCAACAGATGTAATTATATCTTGTATGTCCTTAGGAATTATGGTTACTATGAATCAACGATTAGATGCAGAAATAATAACACTCGTAACAGATGAATTTGGATATAATGTAGAATTTGTAGGATTGGATTTAGAAGAAGCAATTCAAGATGATAAAGATTTAGAAGAAAATTTAAAACCTAGACCTCCTATTATTACTGTAATGGGGCATGTAGATCATGGAAAAACCTCTTTATTGGATCATATTAGAAATACTAATGTAATTGCTGGAGAGTCTGGTGGAATTACTCAACATATAGCTGCTTATAGTGTAGAATGTTCTAATAATAATAGCATTACTTTTTTAGATACTCCAGGACATGAAGCCTTTACAGCTATGCGTGCAAGAGGAGCGCAAATTACAGATATAGCAATTATAGTTATTGCAGGAGATGATCAAGTAATGCCTCAAACAAAAGAAGCTATTAGTCATGCTCAAGCGGCTAATGTACCTATGATATTTGTTTTCAATAAAATGGATAAACAAAATGCAAAATCTGATAAAATTAGAGAACAATTAGCTAATTTAAATTTCTTAGTGGAAGAATGGGGGGGAAAATATCCATCTCAAGAAATATCCGCAAAATTAGGAACTGGAGTGGATAAATTATTGGAAAAAGTTCTTTTATTAGCAGAATTTTTAGATTTAAAATCAAATCCAAATAAACCTGCTGTAGGAACCGTCATAGAAGCTTCTTTAGATAAAGGAAGAGGATATATAACCACTATTCTTTTACAAGGTGGAACACTAAAAGTAGGGGATTATGTATTAGCAGGAATTAATCATGGAAAAGTAAAAAATATTTTAGATGAACGTGGAAAATCTATTCATTCAGCAGGACCATCCCAACCTATAACCATACTAGGATTAAATGGAGCGCCTACCGCTGGGGATAAATTTAAAGTTTTTAAAGATGAAAAAGAAGCAAAACAACTAGCTTCCAGAAGAGAACAATTACAAAGAGAACAAAATATAAGAGCTCAAAAGCATCTAACATTAGATGAAATTGGAAGACGTATAGCATTAGGAGATTTTAAAGAATTAAAAATAATTCTTAAGGGGGATGTAGATGGTTCTGTAGAAGCTATTGCTGATTCACTCCAAAAACTATCTACAAATACAATTATGGTGAATATTATCTATAAAGGAGTAGGACAAATTACAGAATCTGATGTATTATTGGCAAGTGCTTCGGATGCAGTTATAATAGGATTTAATGTTCGTCCAAATAATGGATCCAAAAATATCGCAAAAAAAGAAGATATAGAAATACGGACTTATTCAATCATATACAATATTATTAATGATATTCAAGAAGCTATGGATGGAATGTTATCCCCTGAAATAAGAGAAAAAATATTAGGGAATGCAGAAATAAGAGAAATTTTTAAAATTTCAAAAACTGGAAATATAGCTGGATGCATGGTAATAGAAGGAAAATTATTACGTCAAGGAAAAGTAAGATTAATTAGAGAAGGAATAGTTATATTTCAAAATGGAGAATTTACTTCTTTAAAACGTTTTAAAGAAGATGTAAAAGAAGTATCTAAAGGTTATGAATGTGGTTTAGGAATCAAAGATTATCATAGTATTAGAAATGGAGATATTGTTGAGGTTTATGAAGAATTTTCTACTAATAATAAAAAAAGTTGA
- the aspS gene encoding aspartate--tRNA ligase, with amino-acid sequence MLYRTHNCGELCKKDIGKKVVLSGWIQKIRNLGSLIFIDIRDYFGIIQLVFSKNLTKKVFDLGKEFIIKVNGKVVKRQSINCNIPTGEIEILVSKLDILNPSIIPPFIIEDKTDGDEESRMRYRYLDIRRNPIKNNLIFRHRISLEIRNFLSKNGFIEIETPVLINHTPEGARSFVVPSRIHSGKFYSLPQSPQLFKQLLMIGGIDKYFQIVKCFRDEDSRSDRQIEFTQIDCEMAFVEVNEILLFFEYFIKYLFKKIKNIQLDPFTCITYSDAMTRYGTENPDLRFVIKFLDINDFIPKKEFECFKTKKFIIGINILKCSHYTYDQIHSIIESIKKSKVEDQEIFWIKIFPDKTFLSSKEKLFTKENMVKIIKNIDSNPGDLLFLLFGKKIKTKTQLNKLRIEISNCLNILKNYQIFKPVWIIDSPLLEWNEEFKRYRSYHHPFTSPKKEDIHLLEKFPGNIRSKSYDLIINGVEIGGGSIRIHDKSIQNLIFKHLGLSIKEIKSKFGFLIKALEYGAPPHGGIAFGLDRLSSILGGKGNIKDFIAFPKNNSGKDVMVNSPTFLKKEKLKELNL; translated from the coding sequence ATGCTTTACCGAACACATAATTGCGGAGAATTATGTAAAAAAGATATTGGAAAAAAAGTAGTTTTGTCTGGATGGATTCAAAAAATAAGAAATTTAGGATCCTTAATTTTTATAGATATCAGAGATTATTTTGGAATAATACAACTTGTTTTTTCAAAAAATTTAACAAAAAAGGTTTTTGATTTAGGAAAAGAATTTATCATTAAAGTTAATGGAAAAGTAGTAAAAAGACAATCTATAAATTGTAATATACCTACAGGAGAAATAGAAATTTTAGTTTCTAAACTAGACATATTGAATCCATCCATTATACCCCCTTTTATTATAGAAGATAAAACAGATGGAGATGAAGAATCTCGTATGAGATATAGATATCTTGATATACGAAGAAATCCTATAAAAAATAATTTGATATTTCGTCATCGTATCTCTCTAGAGATCCGAAACTTTCTTTCTAAAAATGGATTTATAGAAATAGAAACTCCTGTATTGATAAACCATACTCCAGAAGGAGCCAGAAGTTTTGTAGTCCCTTCTAGAATCCATTCCGGTAAATTCTATTCTTTACCTCAATCTCCTCAATTATTCAAACAATTATTGATGATAGGAGGAATAGATAAATATTTTCAAATTGTAAAATGTTTCCGAGATGAAGATTCTCGTTCTGATCGTCAAATTGAATTTACACAAATAGATTGTGAAATGGCCTTTGTAGAGGTTAATGAAATACTACTTTTTTTTGAATATTTCATTAAATATCTATTCAAAAAAATAAAAAATATTCAATTAGATCCTTTTACTTGTATTACTTATTCTGATGCAATGACAAGGTATGGGACAGAAAATCCTGACCTACGTTTTGTAATAAAATTTTTGGATATAAATGATTTTATTCCAAAAAAAGAATTTGAATGTTTTAAAACAAAAAAATTCATAATAGGGATTAACATACTAAAATGCAGTCATTATACATATGATCAAATCCATTCAATAATAGAATCAATTAAAAAATCAAAAGTAGAAGATCAAGAAATTTTTTGGATAAAAATTTTTCCTGATAAAACATTTCTTTCTTCAAAAGAAAAATTATTTACCAAAGAAAATATGGTGAAAATTATAAAAAATATTGATTCTAATCCTGGTGATTTATTATTTCTTCTTTTTGGAAAAAAAATAAAAACAAAAACTCAACTTAATAAGTTACGTATAGAGATATCAAATTGCTTAAATATTCTAAAAAATTATCAAATATTCAAACCTGTATGGATTATAGATTCCCCTCTTTTAGAGTGGAATGAGGAATTTAAAAGATATAGATCTTACCATCATCCTTTTACTAGTCCAAAAAAAGAAGATATTCATTTATTAGAAAAATTTCCAGGTAATATTCGTTCCAAATCCTACGATTTAATTATTAATGGAGTGGAAATAGGTGGTGGATCTATACGTATTCATGATAAAAGTATACAAAACTTAATTTTCAAACATTTAGGATTATCCATAAAAGAAATAAAGTCAAAATTTGGATTTTTAATTAAGGCTCTTGAATATGGGGCCCCTCCTCATGGTGGAATTGCATTTGGATTAGATAGATTATCATCTATTTTGGGAGGAAAAGGGAATATAAAAGATTTCATTGCTTTTCCAAAAAACAATTCTGGAAAAGATGTTATGGTTAACTCTCCTACTTTTTTAAAGAAAGAAAAATTAAAAGAATTAAATCTATAG
- the nusA gene encoding transcription termination factor NusA: MDNEALIDSFSDFKYEKNIDRVSLMAILEESIRCVLKKKYDSSKNYDIIVNPDQGDLEIWRNRIVVQDETVKDPNKEIELSTARKIEMDFEIGEEVTEKVELKSLGRRAILSLRQNLLSKINEYDNTNTYKKIKSKIGEIINVEVYHILPKQIIMKDEEQNEMVLPKQEQIPNDFFRKGDPVKVLVKKVDWKDSKPFAILTRKDEAFLEELFKLEIPEVSEGLITVKKVARIPGEKAKVSVESYDDRIDPVGACVGMKGSRIHPIVRELKNENIDVINYTENIQLYITRALSPSKISMMEVNEEQKYVNVYVKLEEISKAIGRGGQNIRLASQLTGYKIHIFRDFPYEDDVELTEFSDEIEPEVLEKFHQVGLNTAKSILNYRNNDLSKRTNLEEKIIKKVISILKKEFEEELNNINT, from the coding sequence ATGGATAATGAAGCTTTAATAGATTCTTTTTCAGATTTTAAATATGAAAAAAACATAGATAGAGTAAGTTTAATGGCCATATTAGAAGAATCTATACGATGTGTATTAAAAAAAAAATATGATTCTTCTAAAAATTATGACATTATTGTGAATCCAGATCAAGGAGATTTAGAAATTTGGAGAAACCGTATAGTAGTTCAAGATGAGACGGTGAAAGATCCAAATAAGGAAATAGAATTATCTACAGCACGTAAAATAGAAATGGATTTTGAAATCGGAGAAGAAGTAACGGAAAAAGTAGAACTGAAATCTCTCGGAAGAAGAGCCATTTTATCTTTAAGACAAAATTTACTTTCAAAAATAAATGAATATGATAATACCAATACCTATAAAAAAATTAAAAGTAAAATAGGAGAAATTATTAATGTAGAAGTATATCATATTTTACCTAAACAAATTATAATGAAAGATGAGGAACAAAATGAAATGGTTCTACCTAAACAAGAACAAATTCCAAATGATTTTTTTCGTAAAGGGGATCCAGTTAAAGTATTGGTAAAAAAAGTAGATTGGAAAGATAGCAAACCTTTTGCAATTTTGACCAGAAAAGACGAAGCCTTTTTAGAAGAACTTTTTAAGTTGGAAATCCCAGAAGTATCTGAAGGATTAATTACAGTGAAAAAAGTGGCACGGATTCCAGGAGAAAAAGCTAAAGTTTCCGTAGAATCTTATGATGACCGTATAGATCCTGTTGGAGCTTGTGTAGGGATGAAAGGATCTAGAATTCATCCTATTGTTAGAGAATTAAAAAACGAAAATATAGATGTTATTAATTATACTGAAAATATACAATTGTATATAACAAGAGCTTTAAGTCCTTCTAAAATATCCATGATGGAAGTCAATGAGGAACAAAAATATGTAAATGTATATGTAAAATTAGAAGAAATATCTAAAGCTATTGGTAGAGGAGGACAAAATATACGATTAGCCAGCCAATTAACTGGATATAAAATTCATATATTTAGGGATTTTCCTTATGAAGATGATGTAGAATTAACGGAATTTTCTGATGAGATAGAACCAGAAGTTCTTGAAAAATTTCATCAAGTTGGTTTAAATACCGCAAAATCTATTTTAAATTATAGAAATAACGATCTAAGTAAAAGAACTAATCTTGAAGAAAAAATTATAAAGAAAGTAATTTCCATTCTAAAAAAAGAATTTGAAGAAGAATTAAATAATATAAATACCTAA
- a CDS encoding alpha/beta fold hydrolase, protein MILHSKIFGNGFPILVFHGLFGNGKNWISFAKKFSQKYQVHLLDIRNHGKSFFSKKMDYDLISKDILEYIRHYNLFKTVFIGHSMGGRAVMKFSMNYPLIPKKIIIVDISPKAYSSKYYKNIIQILKSVNFNVIKTRKDLDLFLKPLIQNVEIRSFFSKCTYRKKNGKLSFCFFLFGIEKNYHSLIHKEIKDGCYKRPVLFLRGEYSDYILPKDFFL, encoded by the coding sequence ATGATTTTACATTCTAAAATTTTTGGAAATGGATTTCCAATATTAGTTTTTCATGGATTATTTGGTAATGGAAAAAATTGGATATCTTTTGCAAAAAAATTTTCTCAAAAATATCAAGTTCATTTACTGGATATTAGAAATCATGGAAAAAGTTTTTTTTCAAAAAAAATGGATTATGATCTTATATCAAAAGATATATTAGAATATATTCGTCATTATAATTTATTTAAAACGGTATTTATAGGTCATTCTATGGGAGGAAGAGCCGTTATGAAATTTTCCATGAATTATCCATTAATTCCTAAAAAAATTATAATTGTGGATATTAGCCCTAAGGCTTATTCTTCTAAATATTATAAAAATATTATTCAAATATTAAAAAGTGTAAATTTTAATGTTATTAAAACTAGAAAAGATCTTGATCTTTTTTTAAAACCATTGATTCAAAATGTAGAAATTCGATCATTTTTTTCCAAATGTACTTACAGAAAAAAAAACGGTAAATTATCTTTTTGTTTTTTCTTATTTGGAATTGAAAAAAATTATCATTCCTTAATTCATAAAGAAATTAAAGATGGTTGTTATAAACGTCCTGTACTATTTTTACGGGGGGAATATTCTGATTACATTCTTCCTAAGGATTTTTTTTTATAA
- a CDS encoding aconitate hydratase yields the protein MILDINMIRSFYSNLKFRISKIRNKIGRPMNYSEKILYSHVSNEIDLDNQYSKESYLNFFPDRLAMQDATAQMTILQFMKTGENKTKIPTTVHCDHLIKSINGEEEDLKESIRENQEIYDFLKSASYKYGIGFWNPGSGIIHQIVLENYAFPGGMMIGTDSHTPNAGGLGMLAIGIGGADAVEVMSGSFLELKIPKIIGVYLKGNLNGWSSPKDVILKLSGILGVSGAKGFIIEYFGDGIKNISCTGKATICNMGAEVGATSSLFPYDSKMRNFLDKSGRKEISEMADKFSQFLKADREVYKNPYKYYDKIIEIDLNVLEPHINGPFTPDRSIPISKMKEEVVKNNWPIKIEVGLIGSCTNSSYEDLSKSISIVKQAKKKRLKISSEFLITPGSEKVYRLIKKQGFISIFHSIGAKVFSNSCGPCIGQWSRKGNNKKRENTIIHSFNRNFSSRNDGNPKTHAFIASPEIVTALIFSGYLTFDPRTDKLKNEIGEYIKFEEPKSIDMPIFKNYNLKELGYENPEKNGKNISVNINPKSKRIQPLSEFSSWNREDLLNIRLLIKVKGKCTTDHISMAGPWLKYRGHLEKISENLLIGAVNAFNNKVNEIKNIVTGNYGTVPDTAKFYKFKNIPTLIVGDENYGEGSSREHAAMEPRFLGVRIVLVKSFSRIHETNLKKQGILALTFFHPSDYYKIQEEDIFHFYIKDFSPKKSIDVELIHNNGNTEMIKVQHSYNKRQIQWFIFGSFLNFIREKNKNNFI from the coding sequence ATGATCTTGGATATTAATATGATTCGAAGTTTTTATTCAAATTTAAAATTTAGAATTAGTAAAATTAGAAATAAAATAGGTCGTCCTATGAACTATTCTGAAAAGATTCTATATTCTCATGTTTCAAATGAAATAGATTTAGATAACCAATATTCTAAGGAATCTTATTTAAATTTTTTTCCGGATCGTCTAGCTATGCAAGATGCTACAGCACAAATGACCATTCTTCAGTTTATGAAAACTGGAGAAAATAAAACGAAAATACCTACAACGGTACATTGCGATCATCTTATAAAATCTATAAATGGAGAAGAAGAAGATTTGAAGGAATCTATAAGAGAAAACCAAGAAATTTATGACTTTTTGAAATCAGCATCCTATAAATATGGAATAGGGTTTTGGAACCCTGGATCAGGAATTATTCATCAAATTGTTTTAGAAAATTATGCTTTTCCTGGAGGAATGATGATTGGAACAGATTCTCATACTCCTAATGCTGGAGGATTAGGTATGTTAGCTATAGGGATAGGAGGAGCAGATGCCGTAGAGGTTATGTCTGGATCCTTTTTAGAATTAAAAATTCCTAAAATTATTGGAGTTTATTTAAAAGGGAATCTAAATGGGTGGTCTTCTCCTAAAGATGTAATATTAAAATTATCTGGAATTTTAGGTGTTTCAGGAGCTAAAGGTTTTATTATTGAATATTTTGGAGATGGAATAAAAAACATTTCATGTACAGGTAAGGCTACTATATGTAACATGGGAGCTGAAGTTGGAGCTACTTCTTCTTTATTCCCATATGATTCAAAAATGAGAAATTTTTTGGATAAAAGCGGAAGAAAAGAAATATCTGAAATGGCGGACAAATTTAGCCAATTTTTAAAAGCAGATAGAGAAGTATATAAAAATCCATATAAATATTATGATAAAATAATAGAAATTGATCTAAATGTATTAGAACCACATATTAATGGACCATTTACTCCTGATCGTTCTATTCCAATTTCTAAAATGAAAGAAGAAGTGGTCAAAAATAATTGGCCTATCAAAATAGAAGTAGGATTAATAGGCTCTTGTACAAATTCTTCTTATGAAGATCTATCCAAATCCATTTCTATTGTTAAACAAGCGAAAAAAAAAAGATTAAAGATTTCTTCTGAATTCTTAATAACTCCAGGATCTGAAAAAGTATATCGTTTGATTAAAAAACAAGGATTTATTTCTATTTTTCATAGTATAGGAGCCAAAGTATTTTCTAATTCTTGTGGTCCTTGTATTGGACAATGGAGTAGAAAAGGAAATAATAAAAAAAGGGAAAATACAATTATTCATTCTTTTAATAGAAATTTTTCATCCAGAAATGATGGAAATCCTAAAACACATGCTTTTATAGCATCTCCTGAAATTGTTACTGCCTTAATTTTTTCCGGATATTTAACCTTTGATCCTAGAACAGATAAATTAAAAAATGAAATAGGAGAATATATAAAATTTGAAGAACCAAAATCTATAGATATGCCTATTTTTAAAAATTATAATTTAAAAGAATTAGGATACGAAAATCCAGAAAAAAATGGAAAAAATATATCTGTAAATATAAATCCAAAATCAAAAAGGATACAGCCTTTATCTGAATTTTCTTCTTGGAATAGAGAAGATTTATTAAATATTAGACTTTTAATAAAAGTAAAAGGAAAATGTACTACAGACCATATTTCCATGGCTGGTCCATGGCTTAAATATAGAGGTCATCTTGAGAAGATTTCTGAAAATTTATTGATTGGAGCTGTTAATGCTTTTAATAATAAAGTTAATGAAATAAAAAATATTGTTACAGGAAATTATGGAACAGTTCCTGATACTGCTAAATTTTATAAATTTAAAAATATTCCAACTTTAATCGTTGGAGATGAAAATTATGGAGAAGGATCTTCAAGAGAACATGCTGCTATGGAACCACGTTTTTTAGGAGTTCGTATAGTTCTTGTAAAATCTTTTTCCAGAATACATGAAACTAATTTAAAAAAACAAGGAATTTTAGCTTTAACTTTTTTTCATCCTTCCGATTATTATAAAATTCAAGAGGAGGATATTTTTCATTTCTATATAAAAGATTTTAGTCCTAAAAAAAGTATTGATGTAGAATTGATTCATAATAATGGAAATACAGAGATGATAAAAGTACAACATTCTTATAATAAAAGACAAATTCAATGGTTTATATTTGGTTCTTTTTTAAATTTTATTCGAGAAAAAAATAAAAATAATTTTATATGA
- the yidD gene encoding membrane protein insertion efficiency factor YidD: MNIIHIFLLKSIRIYQIGISPWIGKNCRYIPTCSNYMIQSLTKYSLFKAILISLKRIFRCNPWGNSGYDPIK, translated from the coding sequence ATGAATATTATCCATATTTTTTTATTAAAAAGCATTCGAATTTATCAAATAGGAATATCTCCATGGATAGGTAAAAATTGCAGATATATACCAACTTGTTCCAATTATATGATTCAATCTTTAACAAAGTATAGTCTTTTTAAAGCTATTTTAATAAGTTTGAAAAGAATTTTTAGATGTAACCCATGGGGTAATTCAGGATACGATCCTATAAAATAA